A single region of the Pseudomonas sp. B21-023 genome encodes:
- the rapA gene encoding RNA polymerase-associated protein RapA, which yields MAQQYQPGQRWISDSEAELGLGTILAQDGRLLTVLYPATGDTRQYSLRNAPLTRVRFSPGDLITHFEGWKLTVQEVEDIDGLMVYHGIDPQNQPRTLPETQLSNFIQFRLASDRLFAGQIDPLSWFSLRYNTLQHTSKQMLSTLWGLGGVRAQPIAHQLHIAREVADRIAPRVLLADEVGLGKTIEAGLVIHRQVLSGRANRVLILVPENLQHQWLVEMRRRFNLQVALFDAERFIESDASNPFEDAQLALVALEWLVEDEKAQDALFAAGWDLMVVDEAHHLVWHEEQASPEYSLVEQLAQVIPGVLLLTATPEQLGQDSHFARLRLLDPNRFHDLAAFRAESEHYRPVAEAVQELLDEGRLSPKAHATIQGFLGAEGEALLAAVSDGDSQASARLIRELLDRHGTGRVLFRNTRAAIQGFPERQLHPYPLANPEAYADLPSGERAELYPEVAFQALGDNSDEERWWRFDPRVDWLVDTLKMLKRTKVLVICAHAETAMDLEDALRVRSGIPASVFHEGMSILERDRAAAYFADEEFGAQVLVCSEIGSEGRNFQFAHHLVMFDLPAHPDLLEQRIGRLDRIGQKHTIQLHIPYLQDSPQERLFQWYHEGLNAFLNTCPTGNALQHQFGPRLLQLLAGGDDKGWTQLVGEARAERERLEAELHTGRDRLLELNSGGAGEGQALVEAILEQDDQFALPIYMETLFDAFGIDSEDHSENALILKPSEKMLDASFPLGDDEGVTITYDRGQALSREDMQFLTWEHPMVQGGMDLVLSGSMGNTAVALIKNKALKPGTVLLELLYVSEVVAPRSLQLGRYLPPAALRCLLDTNGNDLGPRVAFETLNDQLESVPKASANKFVQAQRDVLAKRIAAGEAKVLPTHDERVAQARQRLTAEADEELARLTALKAVNPSVRDSEIDALRKQREEGLAALEKAALRLEAIRVLVAG from the coding sequence ATGGCGCAGCAGTATCAACCGGGGCAACGCTGGATCAGCGACAGCGAGGCCGAGCTCGGTCTTGGGACCATCCTGGCGCAGGATGGCCGCCTGCTGACCGTGCTCTACCCGGCCACGGGCGACACGCGCCAGTACTCGCTACGCAATGCGCCGCTGACCCGCGTGCGCTTCTCGCCAGGCGATCTGATCACCCATTTCGAAGGCTGGAAGCTGACCGTGCAGGAGGTCGAGGACATCGACGGCCTGATGGTCTATCACGGCATCGACCCGCAGAACCAGCCACGCACGCTGCCCGAGACGCAGCTGTCCAACTTCATCCAGTTCCGCCTGGCCAGCGACCGCCTGTTCGCCGGACAGATCGACCCGCTGTCGTGGTTCTCGCTGCGCTACAACACCCTGCAGCACACCAGCAAGCAGATGCTCTCCACGCTCTGGGGCCTGGGTGGCGTGCGCGCCCAACCCATCGCCCACCAGTTGCACATCGCCCGTGAAGTCGCCGATCGCATCGCCCCGCGCGTATTGCTGGCCGACGAAGTTGGCCTGGGCAAGACCATCGAGGCCGGCCTGGTCATCCACCGCCAAGTGCTGTCCGGGCGTGCCAACCGTGTACTGATCCTGGTGCCGGAAAACCTCCAGCACCAGTGGCTGGTGGAAATGCGCCGGCGCTTCAACCTGCAGGTTGCACTGTTCGACGCCGAGCGCTTCATCGAAAGCGACGCCAGCAACCCGTTCGAAGATGCCCAACTGGCGCTGGTCGCGCTGGAGTGGCTGGTCGAGGACGAGAAGGCCCAGGACGCGCTGTTCGCCGCCGGCTGGGACCTGATGGTGGTCGACGAGGCCCACCACCTGGTCTGGCACGAAGAGCAGGCCAGCCCCGAATACTCGCTGGTCGAGCAGCTGGCCCAGGTGATTCCCGGCGTGCTGCTGCTCACCGCCACACCTGAACAGCTCGGCCAGGACAGCCACTTCGCCCGCCTGCGCCTGCTCGACCCCAACCGCTTCCACGACCTGGCTGCCTTCCGCGCCGAAAGCGAGCACTATCGCCCGGTGGCCGAAGCCGTACAGGAGCTGCTCGACGAGGGTCGCCTGTCGCCGAAAGCCCACGCCACCATCCAGGGCTTCCTCGGCGCCGAAGGCGAAGCGCTGCTGGCCGCGGTCAGCGACGGCGACAGCCAGGCCAGCGCGCGCCTGATCCGCGAACTGCTCGACCGCCACGGCACCGGCCGCGTGCTGTTCCGCAACACCCGGGCGGCAATCCAGGGCTTCCCCGAACGCCAGCTGCACCCCTACCCGCTGGCCAACCCCGAGGCCTACGCCGACCTGCCTTCGGGCGAGCGCGCCGAGCTGTACCCGGAAGTGGCCTTCCAGGCCCTGGGCGATAACAGTGACGAAGAGCGCTGGTGGCGTTTCGACCCACGGGTCGATTGGCTGGTCGACACCCTGAAGATGCTCAAGCGCACCAAGGTCCTGGTGATCTGCGCCCACGCCGAGACCGCCATGGACCTGGAAGACGCCCTGCGCGTGCGTTCCGGCATCCCGGCCTCGGTGTTCCACGAAGGCATGAGCATCCTCGAGCGTGACCGCGCCGCCGCCTACTTCGCCGACGAAGAGTTCGGCGCCCAGGTGCTGGTGTGTTCCGAGATCGGCAGCGAAGGCCGCAACTTCCAGTTCGCCCATCACCTGGTGATGTTCGACCTGCCGGCACACCCGGACCTGCTCGAGCAACGCATTGGCCGCCTCGACCGGATCGGCCAGAAGCACACGATCCAACTGCACATCCCGTACCTGCAGGACAGCCCGCAGGAACGCCTGTTCCAGTGGTACCACGAAGGCCTCAACGCCTTCCTCAACACCTGCCCGACCGGCAACGCCCTGCAGCATCAGTTCGGCCCGCGCCTGCTGCAACTGCTGGCCGGTGGCGACGACAAGGGCTGGACCCAGCTGGTCGGCGAGGCCCGAGCCGAGCGCGAGCGCCTGGAGGCCGAGCTGCACACCGGTCGCGACCGCCTGCTGGAACTCAACTCCGGTGGCGCCGGCGAAGGCCAGGCGCTGGTCGAGGCAATCCTCGAGCAGGACGACCAGTTCGCCCTGCCGATCTACATGGAAACCCTGTTCGACGCCTTCGGTATCGACAGCGAGGACCACTCGGAAAATGCCCTGATCCTCAAGCCGAGCGAGAAGATGCTCGACGCCAGCTTCCCGCTGGGTGACGACGAAGGCGTGACCATCACCTACGACCGTGGCCAGGCGCTGTCGCGCGAAGACATGCAGTTCCTCACCTGGGAGCACCCGATGGTCCAGGGTGGCATGGACCTGGTGCTGTCCGGCTCGATGGGCAACACCGCCGTGGCGCTGATCAAGAACAAGGCGCTCAAGCCCGGCACCGTGCTGCTCGAACTGCTCTACGTCAGCGAAGTGGTGGCACCGCGCAGCCTGCAGCTGGGGCGCTACCTGCCACCGGCCGCGCTGCGCTGCCTGCTCGATACCAACGGCAACGACCTTGGCCCGCGGGTGGCCTTCGAAACCCTCAACGACCAGCTCGAAAGCGTGCCCAAGGCCAGCGCCAACAAGTTCGTCCAGGCCCAGCGCGACGTGCTGGCCAAGCGCATCGCCGCAGGCGAGGCCAAGGTCCTGCCAACCCACGACGAGCGCGTGGCCCAGGCCCGGCAGCGCCTCACCGCCGAAGCCGACGAGGAGCTGGCGCGCCTGACCGCGTTGAAAGCCGTGAACCCGAGCGTGCGCGACAGCGAGATCGACGCCCTGCGCAAGCAGCGCGAAGA